In Methylotenera mobilis JLW8, the following are encoded in one genomic region:
- a CDS encoding pirin family protein, producing the protein MKKLAFIKRSNGNHWVGDGFPVQSIFSYRDIHEEMSPFLLMDYAAPTKFEPTEQRRGVGKHPHRGFETVTIVYDGQVSHHDSTNSGGTIGAGDVQWMTAGSGIIHEEYHGDDYARTGGPFEMIQLWVNLPAKHKMAAPGYQGITSAQIPEVALTANAGKVRVIAGEFLGKKGPAHTFSSMNVWDVRLNAGSTAAFNLPEGHTTAIFVLHGAVKTGDVHVIQPSELAVMQREGTELVLEAQQDSVLLLLNGAPLNEPVVGHGPFVMNSREEINQAVDDYNNGRFAVAA; encoded by the coding sequence ATGAAAAAACTAGCTTTTATTAAACGCAGCAACGGCAATCACTGGGTAGGTGATGGCTTCCCGGTGCAAAGCATTTTTTCTTATCGCGATATTCATGAAGAAATGTCACCGTTCCTGTTGATGGACTATGCAGCACCGACCAAATTTGAGCCAACAGAGCAACGCCGCGGCGTAGGCAAACACCCGCACCGTGGTTTTGAAACAGTAACCATCGTCTATGACGGCCAAGTGTCACACCATGACTCTACTAATTCTGGCGGCACCATAGGCGCAGGTGATGTGCAGTGGATGACAGCCGGCTCCGGCATTATCCATGAGGAGTACCACGGTGACGATTACGCCCGTACCGGCGGCCCGTTTGAGATGATACAACTTTGGGTCAACTTGCCAGCTAAACACAAAATGGCAGCGCCTGGCTATCAAGGCATTACCAGCGCACAGATACCAGAAGTTGCACTAACAGCTAATGCAGGAAAAGTGCGCGTGATTGCTGGTGAGTTTTTAGGAAAAAAAGGCCCTGCGCATACCTTCAGCAGCATGAATGTGTGGGATGTCAGGCTAAATGCAGGCAGTACAGCGGCATTCAATTTACCCGAAGGTCATACCACTGCCATCTTTGTGCTGCATGGTGCAGTAAAGACCGGAGATGTACACGTTATCCAACCATCTGAGCTGGCAGTGATGCAGCGCGAGGGAACCGAACTGGTGTTAGAAGCACAGCAAGACTCAGTTTTACTGTTATTAAACGGGGCACCGCTGAATGAACCAGTGGTTGGCCATGGCCCTTTTGTGATGAATAGCCGGGAAGAAATCAATCAGGCTGTTGATGACTACAACAATGGTCGCTTTGCAGTAGCGGCATAA
- a CDS encoding PLP-dependent aminotransferase family protein, which produces MKLYVSFAARIRAMIDEGVLKPGDKIFSVRQASQKYELSISTVLRAYLLLEQDGIISSHPQSGYFVTPRKRLQQRHASPLAKDINLAEIDAGKLVLTTLKSIREFGTVPLGSPFPDPQLFPLKRIHQYEKALTDDQGDWGVLSDLPPGNEMLRQQIARRYLVSGMDVSPDDIVITHGATEAITLCLQAVAKAGDTIALESPGYYALAHTVERLGMKVAEIRTDPESGIDLDALRAMTDNVRIAAVILTCNFQNPLGFVMPEAKKQALVTLLAEQQIPLIEDDVYSELYFGDIPPKPAKAFDDAGIVLHCSSFSKSLAPGYRVGWTHAGRYRQEVERLMFLNSLSLPSAPQIAIAKFLQRDSFEQHLKQLRHTLRSNYVLMRNVIEQSFPAGTQLSVPKGGYVIWVKLPPALDALELYRAAINSGITVAPGTIFSRKKELTHYIRLNFSHLWTLAIEQAVRDVGALACDMLSAGGGLTSN; this is translated from the coding sequence ATGAAGCTTTATGTCTCGTTTGCCGCCCGCATTCGCGCAATGATCGATGAAGGCGTCTTAAAGCCGGGGGATAAGATTTTTTCGGTACGGCAAGCCAGCCAGAAATATGAGCTCAGTATTAGCACCGTATTGCGCGCATATTTGCTGCTGGAGCAAGATGGCATTATCAGCAGCCACCCACAATCCGGCTATTTCGTCACCCCCCGCAAACGCTTGCAGCAACGCCACGCTTCTCCGCTGGCCAAAGATATTAACCTTGCTGAGATTGATGCGGGCAAGTTGGTACTTACTACGCTTAAATCAATCCGTGAGTTTGGCACGGTGCCGCTGGGCTCACCGTTTCCAGATCCGCAGCTATTTCCGCTGAAGAGAATCCATCAATATGAAAAAGCCCTGACCGATGATCAGGGTGATTGGGGCGTATTGAGCGATTTGCCGCCCGGCAATGAAATGCTAAGGCAACAGATTGCGCGACGTTATTTGGTGAGTGGCATGGATGTCTCGCCAGATGATATCGTCATCACCCATGGCGCTACCGAAGCAATCACGCTGTGCCTGCAAGCGGTAGCCAAGGCGGGTGACACCATCGCGCTGGAGTCCCCAGGATATTATGCATTGGCGCATACTGTTGAGCGCCTAGGCATGAAAGTGGCTGAAATACGTACTGACCCGGAGTCTGGCATTGATTTGGATGCATTGCGCGCCATGACCGATAACGTGCGCATCGCTGCCGTTATTCTGACTTGTAACTTCCAAAATCCGCTGGGCTTCGTGATGCCGGAGGCTAAAAAACAAGCACTAGTGACATTGCTGGCAGAACAGCAGATTCCTCTGATTGAGGATGATGTTTACAGCGAATTGTACTTTGGTGACATACCACCTAAGCCAGCTAAGGCTTTTGATGATGCAGGCATCGTGCTGCATTGCTCCTCGTTTTCCAAATCACTGGCTCCCGGCTACCGTGTGGGTTGGACCCATGCCGGACGCTACCGCCAGGAGGTAGAGCGGCTCATGTTTCTCAATAGTCTGTCACTGCCATCAGCCCCGCAGATTGCGATAGCCAAGTTCTTGCAACGCGATAGCTTCGAGCAGCATCTCAAGCAATTACGGCATACCCTGCGCTCCAATTATGTACTGATGCGCAATGTGATTGAGCAAAGTTTTCCTGCTGGTACACAGCTTTCTGTCCCTAAAGGTGGCTATGTGATCTGGGTAAAGCTACCACCAGCACTTGATGCGCTAGAACTTTACCGCGCCGCGATCAACAGTGGCATTACCGTCGCCCCCGGCACCATTTTCTCCCGCAAAAAAGAGCTCACTCATTATATTCGTCTCAATTTCAGCCACTTGTGGACACTAGCCATCGAACAGGCGGTACGTGATGTCGGTGCGCTGGCGTGCGATATGCTGTCAGCCGGGGGGGGGCTAACTAGCAACTAA
- a CDS encoding LysR family transcriptional regulator, with product MDFNESAVFVKVVQAGSFSEAARQIGLPTSTVSTRISRLEKRLGITLLQRTTRRLSLTEAGAVYYQHAAQGLSYLLEAEAAIDEARQQPQGKLKVTAPADLGDSLLANLIQRAQRDFPELEMELLLTDRYIDLVADGVDVAIRTGDLRDSSLIAKSLGIIHWELFASKDYLKSAAPLEVPQDIHAHHCLQFTPMGRDAWTLSNEYSHITIPLPARTMANSIGVVKSMAENGQGIALLPAFVCKQGLISGDLLRVLPDWQGRADPVHLVYPKQRFMPPKLRAFLDLAQDELRPQFSC from the coding sequence ATGGATTTCAACGAATCAGCAGTGTTTGTCAAAGTGGTACAGGCCGGTAGTTTTAGTGAAGCAGCTAGGCAAATTGGTTTGCCTACCTCCACCGTAAGTACCAGAATCTCTCGGCTGGAAAAGCGCTTAGGGATCACGCTGCTACAGCGCACCACGAGAAGGCTGAGCCTGACTGAAGCTGGCGCTGTGTACTATCAGCATGCGGCGCAGGGGCTTAGCTATTTGCTAGAGGCCGAAGCCGCCATAGACGAGGCGCGTCAGCAACCACAAGGTAAATTGAAGGTGACCGCACCGGCCGACCTTGGCGACAGCTTGCTAGCCAACCTAATACAGCGTGCACAGCGAGATTTCCCTGAGTTGGAGATGGAACTACTATTAACCGACCGCTATATCGATTTGGTGGCAGATGGAGTGGATGTTGCGATTCGTACCGGTGATTTACGCGACTCCAGCCTGATAGCAAAATCGCTAGGCATCATCCATTGGGAATTGTTTGCCAGCAAAGATTATTTAAAGAGCGCCGCACCATTAGAGGTGCCACAGGACATACACGCACATCATTGCTTACAATTTACCCCGATGGGGCGCGATGCTTGGACGTTAAGCAACGAGTACAGCCACATTACCATTCCATTACCAGCACGCACCATGGCTAATAGCATCGGTGTTGTGAAATCAATGGCAGAAAATGGGCAGGGTATCGCGCTATTGCCCGCTTTTGTCTGCAAGCAGGGCTTAATTAGCGGTGATTTGTTAAGAGTCCTGCCAGACTGGCAAGGCAGGGCAGACCCTGTACATTTGGTGTACCCCAAGCAGCGTTTTATGCCACCCAAACTGCGTGCATTTTTAGATCTGGCACAAGATGAGCTGAGGCCGCAGTTTAGTTGCTAG